In Halanaeroarchaeum sp. HSR-CO, one DNA window encodes the following:
- the metG gene encoding methionine--tRNA ligase, translated as MSHEDFPTESPAVVTCGLPYANGDLHVGHLRTYVSGDILSRALATIGQQTAFVSGSDMHGTPIAVNADQEGVSPEEFALEWHETYEETFPKFDIEFDNYGNTHDETNTAITRDIVRTLDDRGYIYEKEIEVAWDPIDDQPLPDRYVVGTCPYCGETARGDECDEGCGRHLEPGEIEDPKSTLTGNPAEYRTREHKFFRVSDFQEYLQGFIDRLEGTSNAQNQPREWIEGDLQDWCITRDLDWGIDYPGDDEEADDLVLYVWVDAPIEYISSTKQYTERVGAEEYDWETVWRDGDSGGGEIVHVIGRDIIQHHTVFWPAMLHGADYAEPRAVMASGFVNLEGRAFSTSRNRAIWADDYLDTGFSTDLLRYYLSTAGSFERDVDFTWERFQERVNTELADDVGNFVYRALLFATRNYDGTPDADVSEEVEDAIRDAMAEFQDALNDYSLRRAGDAAIDLARFGNEYIQRNEPWKLTDEDPDQAARVIRDTVQLVKAIAVLLAPFTPEKAETVWSQLEEDGTIHDQHIEACLEAPPETFGEPTELFEKIEDETVDELNEQLAERVAEADAAAAEAAGDSTDGDDVETDTTDDDESKPMTELEPIADERISFEEFQELDIRVGEILAAEPIEGADKLVRLEVDIGVEERQVVAGIRQLHDVEALPGTRIVLLANLEKAELFGVESNGMILAAGEDADLLTTHDDAEPGTKIR; from the coding sequence ATGAGCCACGAGGACTTCCCCACGGAATCACCCGCTGTGGTGACCTGTGGGCTTCCCTACGCCAACGGCGACCTGCACGTCGGCCACCTGCGGACCTACGTGAGCGGCGACATCCTCTCGCGCGCACTGGCGACCATCGGCCAGCAGACGGCCTTCGTCTCCGGGTCGGACATGCACGGAACGCCAATCGCCGTCAACGCCGATCAGGAGGGGGTCTCCCCCGAGGAATTCGCCCTCGAGTGGCACGAGACCTACGAGGAAACCTTCCCGAAGTTCGACATCGAGTTCGACAACTACGGGAACACCCACGACGAGACGAACACGGCAATCACCCGCGACATCGTTCGAACCCTGGACGATCGCGGATACATCTACGAGAAGGAGATAGAAGTCGCCTGGGACCCCATCGACGATCAGCCCCTCCCCGACCGGTACGTGGTCGGGACCTGTCCCTACTGCGGCGAGACTGCACGGGGCGACGAGTGCGACGAGGGGTGTGGCCGACACCTCGAACCCGGCGAGATAGAAGATCCGAAGAGTACGCTCACCGGGAATCCGGCGGAGTACCGCACCCGCGAGCACAAGTTCTTCCGCGTCTCGGACTTCCAGGAGTACCTCCAGGGATTCATCGACCGTCTCGAGGGGACCTCGAACGCCCAGAATCAGCCCCGGGAGTGGATCGAGGGCGACCTCCAGGACTGGTGTATCACCCGCGACCTCGACTGGGGCATCGACTATCCGGGCGACGACGAGGAGGCAGACGACCTCGTCCTCTACGTCTGGGTCGACGCGCCCATCGAGTACATCTCCTCGACGAAGCAGTACACGGAGCGCGTGGGTGCCGAGGAGTACGACTGGGAGACGGTCTGGCGCGACGGAGATTCCGGCGGCGGGGAGATCGTCCACGTCATCGGCCGAGACATCATCCAGCATCACACCGTCTTCTGGCCGGCAATGCTGCACGGCGCCGACTACGCCGAACCCCGGGCCGTGATGGCCAGTGGATTCGTCAACCTGGAGGGGCGAGCGTTCTCGACCAGTCGCAACCGGGCCATCTGGGCCGACGACTACCTCGACACCGGTTTCTCGACCGACCTGCTCCGCTACTACCTCTCGACCGCCGGGAGCTTCGAGCGGGACGTGGATTTCACCTGGGAGCGGTTCCAGGAACGCGTCAACACCGAACTCGCCGACGACGTGGGCAACTTCGTCTACCGGGCGTTGCTCTTCGCCACCCGGAACTACGATGGAACGCCCGACGCCGACGTCTCCGAGGAGGTCGAAGACGCCATTCGAGACGCGATGGCCGAGTTCCAGGACGCGCTCAACGACTACTCGCTGCGACGGGCCGGCGACGCCGCCATCGACCTGGCACGGTTCGGCAACGAGTACATCCAGCGCAACGAGCCCTGGAAGCTCACCGACGAGGACCCCGACCAGGCCGCACGGGTCATCCGCGATACGGTCCAGCTGGTGAAGGCCATCGCCGTGTTGCTCGCGCCGTTCACCCCCGAAAAGGCCGAGACCGTCTGGTCCCAACTGGAGGAAGACGGCACCATCCACGACCAGCACATCGAGGCCTGTCTCGAGGCACCACCCGAGACCTTCGGGGAGCCAACCGAGCTTTTCGAGAAGATCGAAGACGAGACCGTCGACGAACTGAACGAGCAGTTGGCAGAACGCGTCGCCGAAGCGGACGCCGCAGCAGCCGAAGCAGCGGGTGATTCTACCGATGGCGATGATGTCGAAACCGATACCACGGACGACGACGAGTCCAAACCAATGACCGAACTCGAACCCATCGCAGACGAACGCATCTCCTTCGAGGAGTTCCAGGAACTCGACATCCGCGTCGGCGAGATACTCGCGGCCGAACCGATCGAGGGCGCGGACAAACTGGTCCGACTCGAGGTCGACATCGGCGTCGAGGAACGCCAGGTCGTCGCGGGCATCAGGCAACTCCACGACGTCGAGGCCCTCCCGGGAACGCGCATCGTCCTTCTGGCGAACCTGGAGAAGGCCGAACTGTTCGGTGTGGAGTCCAACGGAATGATCCTCGCGGCCGGCGAGGACGCCGATCTGTTGACCACCCACGACGACGCCGAACCGGGAACGAAGATCCGATAA
- a CDS encoding cell wall-active antibiotics response protein has translation MASRPTGRLVSGLLIVLFGLLLLASTTDLLPTASLWSWVPLLFVVLGLWAIVKSGGRNVTGPVMIVAVAGTFQLRNLGVVSDAQIGSWWPLFVVLFGVLVLVGRSRRRRLHLEERSADDLSMVAIFGGSQRRVTAETFVGGTVVSIFGGSEIDLRDAAVESPPAVIEALSLFGGLEVRVPEDWTVSMETLTLFGASEDTRLRTGGGETQLVITGLTLFGGVEVLD, from the coding sequence ATGGCCAGTCGTCCCACCGGCCGCCTCGTGAGTGGCCTCCTCATCGTCCTGTTCGGTCTCCTGCTGCTCGCATCGACGACGGACCTCCTCCCGACCGCCTCCCTGTGGTCGTGGGTCCCCCTCCTCTTCGTGGTGCTCGGTCTCTGGGCCATCGTGAAAAGCGGGGGCCGTAACGTGACCGGTCCGGTCATGATCGTCGCCGTCGCCGGCACGTTTCAGTTACGGAACCTCGGGGTCGTCTCGGACGCACAGATCGGTAGCTGGTGGCCGCTGTTCGTCGTCCTGTTCGGGGTGCTCGTCCTCGTCGGTCGGTCACGGCGGCGTCGCTTGCATCTCGAGGAGAGGAGTGCCGACGACCTCTCCATGGTGGCCATCTTCGGTGGCAGCCAGCGGCGGGTGACAGCGGAGACCTTCGTGGGCGGGACCGTGGTCTCCATCTTCGGCGGGTCGGAGATCGATCTCCGCGACGCGGCCGTCGAATCGCCGCCCGCGGTCATCGAGGCGCTCTCCCTCTTCGGCGGACTCGAGGTTCGGGTACCGGAGGACTGGACCGTCTCGATGGAGACCCTGACGCTCTTCGGGGCCAGCGAGGACACGCGTCTTCGGACGGGCGGTGGGGAGACCCAACTCGTCATCACCGGATTGACCCTCTTCGGCGGCGTCGAAGTCCTCGACTAG
- a CDS encoding YqaA family protein, whose amino-acid sequence MSLVLVIESLGFDPFEAAIRTASGWSGVFLIFVYSVLISFILPLPSEVVLCPVGYVCSGNTLALGFPGELQVVVVIVVSGLGKAIGSVFALAIGHNASHSGIVIRSLRRLGFRPKEWSQKQMVALVKRWGYVGMAMGLSVPFFPDTLSLYAFSILEDDYVKFAAAAFAGSVGRLLVTIGLIEGTLFVI is encoded by the coding sequence GTGAGCCTGGTCCTCGTCATCGAGTCACTGGGATTCGATCCGTTCGAAGCCGCGATTCGAACGGCCAGTGGCTGGAGCGGCGTGTTCCTCATCTTCGTGTACTCCGTTCTCATCTCCTTTATCCTCCCACTGCCGAGCGAGGTGGTCCTCTGTCCGGTCGGCTACGTCTGTTCGGGGAACACCCTCGCCCTCGGGTTCCCCGGCGAACTGCAGGTCGTGGTGGTCATCGTGGTGAGTGGACTGGGCAAGGCTATCGGGAGCGTCTTCGCCCTGGCCATCGGCCACAACGCCTCTCACTCCGGTATCGTCATCAGGTCGTTGCGACGACTGGGATTCCGACCGAAAGAGTGGTCCCAGAAACAGATGGTCGCCCTCGTCAAGCGATGGGGATACGTGGGTATGGCCATGGGATTGTCGGTGCCATTCTTCCCCGACACGCTCTCGCTGTACGCCTTCTCCATCCTCGAGGACGATTACGTGAAGTTCGCCGCCGCCGCGTTCGCGGGGAGCGTCGGCAGACTCCTCGTCACCATCGGCCTCATCGAGGGGACCTTGTTCGTCATCTGA
- the mfnA gene encoding tyrosine decarboxylase MfnA, with product MTAPEMGARPEPQSFERVLSSMCTEPIPEARDAAMRFLATNPGDPETYPGVAELEREVVEMLGTLVDLPDPKGYVTTGGTEANIQAVRAARNLANTDDPNVVGPASVHFSFQKAADILDVDLRLAPVGGDYRADVDAVTELVDGDTVLVVGVAGTTEYGRVDPIPALADVAHDADARFHVDAAWGGFVLPFTDEAWNFGDAAIDTMTIDPHKMGQAAIPAGGLLTTDESVLDALAVDTPYLETAGQASLTGTRSGAGVASAHAALTEQWPDGYRENYERGMTLATWLANAMQTRGYDVVEPHHPIVAIDLPAAIFEALTDEGWRLSRTAAGEVRVVMMPHVTREMLEAFLSDLDRQSR from the coding sequence ATGACCGCCCCCGAGATGGGCGCCCGTCCCGAGCCCCAGTCGTTCGAACGCGTGCTCTCCTCGATGTGTACCGAGCCCATCCCCGAGGCACGCGACGCCGCGATGCGGTTTCTCGCGACGAATCCCGGCGATCCAGAGACCTATCCTGGCGTGGCCGAACTGGAACGGGAGGTCGTCGAGATGCTCGGCACACTGGTCGACTTGCCAGATCCGAAGGGGTACGTCACGACCGGAGGGACCGAGGCCAACATCCAGGCCGTCCGTGCCGCCAGAAATCTGGCGAATACCGACGATCCGAACGTCGTCGGTCCGGCGAGCGTCCACTTCTCCTTCCAGAAGGCAGCCGACATCCTCGACGTCGACCTCCGGTTGGCACCGGTCGGCGGCGACTACCGCGCAGACGTCGACGCCGTCACCGAACTCGTCGACGGCGATACCGTCCTGGTGGTTGGTGTGGCCGGGACGACGGAGTACGGCCGGGTGGACCCGATTCCCGCGCTCGCCGACGTCGCACACGACGCCGACGCTCGGTTCCACGTCGACGCCGCCTGGGGCGGCTTCGTCCTCCCGTTCACCGACGAAGCGTGGAACTTCGGCGACGCTGCCATCGACACGATGACCATCGACCCCCACAAGATGGGACAGGCCGCCATCCCGGCTGGCGGGTTGCTCACGACCGACGAGTCCGTCCTGGACGCCCTCGCCGTGGACACCCCGTACCTCGAGACGGCTGGACAGGCGAGTCTCACGGGGACGCGTAGCGGCGCCGGGGTCGCGAGTGCCCACGCCGCCCTGACCGAACAGTGGCCGGACGGCTACCGTGAGAACTACGAACGAGGGATGACCCTCGCGACGTGGCTCGCGAACGCGATGCAGACCCGTGGCTACGACGTCGTCGAACCCCACCATCCGATCGTGGCCATCGATCTCCCAGCGGCAATCTTCGAGGCGTTGACGGACGAAGGATGGCGTCTCTCGCGGACGGCAGCCGGCGAAGTACGCGTCGTGATGATGCCACACGTGACGCGGGAGATGCTCGAAGCCTTCCTGTCCGACCTGGACCGCCAGTCTCGGTGA
- the ppsA gene encoding phosphoenolpyruvate synthase gives MAVRWLEDIRADDIDLVGGKGASLGEMTDAGLPVPPGFVVTAGTYRDFIEETGIDEELFESVDVDTEDSAALAEAEAHAKSLILETPMPDELHEEIESAYDALGDGEAFVAVRSSATAEDLPDASFAGQQETYLNVERDDLVDRVKRCWASLFTQRAIYYRQQKGFEHDVVNIAVVVQQMVDAEKSGVMFTSHPSTGAPKVIVEAAWGLGEAVVSGSVSPDNYVVDRESEAVEDVTIADKKIMMERDPDSGETVEREVPDDHRTARVLTDDELADLVALGRRVEEHYGTPQDVEWAIVDGDVYMLQSRPITTITDESQAAVSEDGNGEELLSGLGASPGIASGAVRIVDKLDQLDKVGEGDIIVTEMTTPDMVPAMKRAAGIITDEGGMTSHAAIVSRELGVPAVVGCGNGTDLLKDDQIVTIDGDRGAITEGRPESVTEREPIEEARPKTPVKPMTATEVKVNVSIPEAAERAAATGADGVGLLRLEHMILSTNKTPERYIADHGERAYVDEIVEGVRGVADEFYPRPVRVRTLDAPTDEFRQLEGGEDEPHEHNPMLGYRGIRRSLDEPGLFKHELQSFKRLYEMGYDNVEIMFPLVNDERDVAAARELMTEVGIDPEKRTWGVMIETPASAMMIEEMAAEGIDFASFGTNDLTQYTLAVDRNNGNVSDRFDELHPAVLRLIEQTISICRDHDVDTSICGQAGSKPEMVRFLAEEGISSISANIDAVRDVQHEVKRVEQRLILDAVRE, from the coding sequence ATGGCTGTACGCTGGCTGGAAGATATCCGAGCCGACGACATCGACCTCGTCGGCGGTAAAGGGGCCTCACTCGGGGAGATGACCGATGCAGGCCTCCCGGTACCGCCGGGGTTCGTCGTGACTGCAGGAACGTATCGTGACTTCATCGAGGAGACGGGCATCGACGAAGAACTGTTCGAGTCCGTCGACGTGGACACGGAGGATTCGGCGGCACTCGCAGAGGCCGAGGCGCACGCCAAGAGCCTCATCCTCGAGACGCCGATGCCGGACGAGCTCCACGAGGAGATCGAGTCCGCGTACGACGCCCTGGGAGATGGCGAGGCATTCGTCGCCGTACGGTCCTCGGCGACCGCTGAGGACCTCCCGGACGCGAGCTTCGCCGGCCAACAGGAGACGTATTTGAACGTCGAGCGCGACGACCTCGTCGACAGGGTGAAACGCTGCTGGGCGTCGCTGTTCACACAGCGGGCCATCTACTACCGCCAGCAGAAGGGCTTCGAACACGACGTCGTGAACATCGCGGTCGTCGTCCAGCAGATGGTCGACGCCGAGAAGAGCGGCGTGATGTTCACCAGCCACCCCTCGACCGGGGCGCCCAAGGTCATCGTCGAGGCGGCCTGGGGGCTCGGAGAGGCCGTCGTCTCCGGATCCGTCTCGCCCGACAACTACGTCGTCGATCGCGAGAGCGAGGCCGTCGAGGACGTGACCATCGCCGACAAGAAGATCATGATGGAGCGGGACCCTGACTCCGGAGAGACCGTCGAGCGAGAGGTCCCCGACGACCACCGAACCGCACGGGTGCTCACGGACGACGAACTCGCCGACCTCGTCGCTCTCGGGCGGCGGGTCGAAGAGCACTATGGAACCCCCCAGGACGTCGAATGGGCGATCGTCGACGGCGACGTGTACATGCTCCAGTCGCGTCCCATCACCACCATCACCGATGAGAGCCAGGCGGCCGTTTCCGAGGACGGTAACGGCGAGGAACTCCTCTCCGGCCTCGGTGCCAGTCCGGGCATCGCCTCGGGTGCGGTCCGCATCGTCGACAAACTGGACCAGCTAGACAAGGTCGGCGAGGGGGACATCATCGTCACCGAGATGACGACCCCGGACATGGTCCCGGCGATGAAGCGAGCGGCCGGGATCATCACCGACGAAGGCGGAATGACCAGTCACGCAGCGATCGTCTCACGCGAACTCGGTGTCCCCGCCGTCGTCGGTTGCGGGAACGGCACTGACCTCCTCAAGGACGACCAGATCGTCACCATCGACGGCGATCGAGGGGCCATCACCGAGGGCCGTCCCGAATCCGTGACCGAACGCGAACCGATCGAAGAAGCACGACCGAAGACACCGGTGAAACCGATGACAGCGACCGAGGTCAAGGTCAACGTCTCCATCCCAGAGGCCGCCGAACGGGCCGCCGCGACCGGCGCAGACGGGGTCGGTCTGCTGCGCCTGGAACACATGATCCTCTCGACGAACAAGACGCCCGAACGGTACATCGCCGACCACGGCGAACGGGCCTACGTCGACGAGATCGTCGAGGGCGTCCGCGGCGTGGCGGACGAGTTCTACCCGCGACCCGTGCGGGTCAGGACACTCGACGCCCCGACCGACGAGTTCCGCCAGCTCGAGGGCGGCGAAGACGAACCCCACGAACACAACCCGATGCTCGGCTATCGGGGCATCCGGCGGTCACTCGACGAGCCCGGCCTGTTCAAACACGAGCTACAGTCGTTCAAACGCCTCTACGAGATGGGCTACGACAACGTCGAGATCATGTTCCCACTCGTGAACGACGAGCGGGACGTGGCTGCGGCCCGCGAATTGATGACCGAAGTGGGGATCGATCCGGAAAAGCGCACGTGGGGCGTGATGATCGAGACGCCGGCGAGTGCGATGATGATCGAGGAGATGGCCGCCGAGGGCATCGATTTCGCCTCCTTCGGGACCAACGACCTCACCCAGTACACGCTCGCGGTCGACCGCAACAACGGCAACGTCTCCGACCGCTTCGACGAGTTACACCCTGCCGTTCTCCGCCTCATCGAACAGACCATTTCGATCTGTCGCGACCACGACGTGGACACGAGCATCTGCGGACAGGCCGGGTCGAAACCCGAGATGGTTCGTTTCCTGGCCGAAGAGGGCATCTCCTCTATCTCCGCCAACATCGACGCCGTGCGCGACGTCCAGCACGAGGTCAAGCGGGTCGAACAGCGGTTGATTCTCGACGCGGTTCGAGAGTAG
- a CDS encoding PhzF family phenazine biosynthesis protein — MNEIRGLIVDAFTDEPYAGNPAGVVPDAEGLDDGQMQAIASEIGASETAFVHPSTRADRRLRYFTPTTEVDLCGHATIASLVHLAERGTVTGEFTIETNVGVLDVAVEEDGTAWMTQSEPTVRTVDLDTAEVASALGIRAEAIEAVRDDLPLAVTSTGLPFLVVPVNFLEELGRADPDDGAVDALAARVDAVGVYAFTFDTLESNSTVHGRAFVPGAGVSEDPVTGTASGATGAYLRYVGAFDGGGSAPGGSDVSVADGMPEELRFEQGDFIDRPGRVRVRVGETVRVGGTATTALDGELIVPEPDGDDILEVS, encoded by the coding sequence ATGAACGAGATACGGGGGCTCATCGTCGACGCGTTCACCGACGAACCCTACGCCGGGAATCCCGCGGGCGTCGTCCCGGATGCCGAGGGACTGGACGACGGCCAGATGCAGGCCATCGCGAGTGAAATCGGCGCGAGCGAGACGGCGTTCGTCCACCCTTCGACTCGGGCTGACAGGCGGCTTCGCTACTTCACGCCGACCACGGAGGTCGACCTCTGTGGGCACGCGACCATCGCGAGCCTCGTCCACCTCGCGGAGCGGGGCACGGTCACCGGCGAGTTCACCATCGAGACGAACGTCGGCGTCCTCGACGTGGCTGTCGAGGAGGACGGGACGGCCTGGATGACCCAATCCGAGCCAACGGTTCGAACGGTGGATCTGGACACGGCCGAGGTCGCGTCGGCGTTGGGCATCCGTGCCGAGGCCATCGAAGCGGTCCGTGACGACCTACCACTCGCGGTCACCAGTACCGGGTTGCCATTCCTCGTCGTCCCGGTCAACTTCCTCGAAGAACTCGGGCGGGCGGACCCCGACGACGGGGCGGTCGACGCGCTGGCAGCGCGGGTGGACGCGGTCGGTGTCTACGCGTTCACCTTCGATACGCTCGAATCGAATTCGACCGTGCACGGTCGGGCCTTCGTCCCCGGCGCCGGGGTCTCCGAGGATCCGGTGACGGGAACGGCGAGCGGTGCGACCGGCGCGTACCTTCGATACGTCGGTGCCTTCGACGGCGGCGGGTCGGCACCGGGCGGTAGCGACGTCAGTGTTGCCGACGGGATGCCCGAGGAACTCCGGTTCGAACAGGGCGATTTCATCGACCGGCCCGGACGCGTGCGGGTTCGCGTGGGCGAGACCGTTCGTGTGGGTGGGACGGCGACGACGGCGCTCGACGGCGAGCTGATCGTTCCGGAACCGGACGGCGACGACATCCTCGAAGTGAGCTGA
- a CDS encoding phosphoribosyltransferase yields the protein MSDLPDEFSCTVTNWEYIYGLARDVSDQVKAADFEPDVIVALARGGWFAGRVLCDFLGLDDLTSLKMEHYVGTAEQSGSPEIRYPMPEGSVEGKDVLIVDDIADTGGSIERAYEYVTDRDAGEVQTATLQLLQTSEFEPDFVGERLEQWAWIVYPWNFIEDMVDLISGVMAKADDPPYTRDDIRHLLTAYHDVERIEMEIAQPDRLGEVLDEMERRDVVERVEPDAWAPQAD from the coding sequence ATGTCTGATCTCCCGGATGAGTTCTCCTGCACTGTCACGAACTGGGAGTACATCTACGGCCTCGCGCGGGACGTAAGCGACCAGGTGAAAGCGGCCGACTTCGAACCCGACGTCATCGTGGCACTGGCCCGCGGTGGCTGGTTCGCGGGCCGCGTCCTGTGTGACTTCCTCGGCCTCGACGATCTGACCAGTCTGAAGATGGAACACTACGTGGGGACCGCCGAACAGAGCGGATCGCCGGAGATTCGCTATCCGATGCCAGAAGGGTCGGTCGAGGGCAAGGACGTCCTGATCGTCGACGACATCGCAGACACCGGCGGGTCCATCGAACGGGCCTACGAGTACGTGACCGACCGGGACGCGGGCGAGGTCCAGACCGCGACTCTGCAGTTACTGCAGACCAGCGAGTTCGAACCGGATTTCGTCGGCGAACGCCTCGAACAGTGGGCCTGGATCGTCTACCCCTGGAACTTCATCGAGGACATGGTCGACCTCATCAGCGGGGTCATGGCGAAGGCCGACGACCCGCCGTACACCAGAGACGATATCCGACACCTCCTCACGGCGTATCACGACGTCGAACGTATCGAGATGGAGATCGCACAACCCGACCGTCTCGGCGAAGTCCTCGACGAGATGGAACGGCGCGACGTGGTCGAACGAGTCGAACCGGACGCCTGGGCACCGCAAGCCGACTGA
- the mtnP gene encoding S-methyl-5'-thioadenosine phosphorylase, with protein MLGFIGGSGIYDALPLQNVREETVETPYGSPSAPVTIGEFEDTGTDVAFIPRHGKDHQYSPTDVPYRANIYALKHLGVERVLASNAVGSLREDLPPRSLVVPDQTFDRTRHREQTFFGDGIVVHQSQPDPFCPHLSGILADAAREATDAHVEEGGTYVCIEGPHFSTRAESEFYRDQGWDVIGMTAVPEAKLAREAELCYATVTGITDYDVWNEDSEVTLEEVLENAAHNEDLIKRTVEAAIRSMPEGRECGCETALEGSINTPKAAVPEETLDRVSLFVDDYL; from the coding sequence ATGCTCGGGTTCATCGGTGGCAGCGGCATCTACGACGCCCTGCCCCTCCAGAACGTCCGCGAAGAGACCGTCGAAACGCCCTACGGGTCGCCGAGTGCGCCGGTGACCATCGGCGAGTTCGAGGATACCGGCACCGACGTCGCGTTCATCCCGCGTCACGGGAAGGACCACCAGTACTCCCCCACCGACGTTCCCTACCGGGCGAATATCTACGCGCTCAAGCACCTCGGTGTCGAGCGGGTTCTCGCCAGCAACGCGGTCGGCAGCCTCCGTGAGGACCTCCCCCCGCGGAGTCTCGTCGTCCCGGACCAGACCTTCGACCGGACCCGGCACCGCGAGCAGACGTTCTTCGGCGATGGCATCGTGGTTCATCAGTCACAGCCGGACCCATTCTGTCCGCACCTCTCCGGAATCCTCGCCGATGCAGCCCGGGAGGCCACGGATGCCCACGTCGAGGAGGGTGGCACGTACGTCTGTATCGAGGGACCACATTTCTCCACGCGCGCGGAGAGCGAGTTCTACCGCGATCAGGGGTGGGACGTCATCGGGATGACCGCCGTCCCGGAGGCCAAACTCGCCCGCGAAGCCGAACTCTGCTATGCGACCGTCACCGGCATCACCGATTACGACGTCTGGAACGAGGACAGCGAGGTTACCCTCGAGGAGGTGCTGGAGAACGCTGCTCACAACGAGGATCTGATCAAGCGAACCGTCGAAGCCGCGATCCGAAGCATGCCAGAGGGACGTGAGTGCGGGTGTGAGACGGCACTCGAGGGATCGATCAACACGCCGAAAGCTGCCGTCCCCGAGGAGACCCTGGACCGGGTCTCGCTTTTCGTCGACGACTACCTCTGA
- a CDS encoding ScpA family protein — translation MTDGVDVARPPDPDPTNEDDGDVEPVELLVQLAKQGDIDPWDVDIVTVTDEFLAALDDGDLRTSGRALFYASVLLRMKSDVMLSDDDEEAETDDEMEPAPPWEEGWDDDAFDGPAGDPIAALENEMERRLDRKTARGTPMTLDELVRDLRKAERGTWWKESRSYDTSESPSGFSRGVQTLDYRSGDDMRMEGEPDTDDVTGTTHQEDIDALIEAVWSQLELAYQKGRTEVLFEEIADAAGTRIESFLALLFLSHRGDVYLQQDDLFGDLWIIDPEADPDVAFGDGTAAEDDGQKAMTNGDGADDETDEADGNESGQPQR, via the coding sequence ATGACTGACGGCGTCGACGTGGCCAGACCCCCGGATCCCGATCCCACGAACGAGGACGACGGCGACGTCGAACCCGTCGAACTACTGGTGCAACTGGCGAAACAGGGGGACATCGATCCCTGGGACGTCGACATCGTCACGGTGACCGACGAGTTCCTCGCGGCCCTGGACGACGGGGACCTCCGGACGTCTGGACGAGCTCTGTTCTACGCGAGCGTCCTCCTCCGGATGAAAAGCGACGTGATGCTGTCGGACGACGACGAGGAAGCTGAAACGGACGACGAGATGGAGCCGGCCCCGCCCTGGGAAGAGGGCTGGGACGACGACGCCTTCGACGGGCCCGCCGGTGACCCCATCGCGGCACTCGAGAACGAGATGGAGCGGCGACTCGACCGCAAGACTGCGCGCGGCACCCCGATGACCCTGGACGAACTCGTCAGGGACCTTCGGAAGGCCGAGCGGGGGACCTGGTGGAAGGAGTCACGCTCCTACGACACGAGCGAGTCCCCGAGTGGGTTCAGTCGCGGGGTCCAGACCCTCGATTACCGCTCGGGTGACGACATGCGGATGGAGGGCGAACCGGATACGGACGACGTCACCGGAACGACCCACCAGGAGGACATCGACGCCCTCATCGAAGCCGTCTGGTCGCAACTGGAGCTGGCCTATCAGAAGGGGCGAACGGAGGTCCTCTTCGAGGAGATCGCCGACGCCGCGGGGACGCGTATCGAGTCGTTTCTCGCCCTGTTGTTCCTCTCCCACCGGGGCGACGTCTACCTCCAGCAGGACGACCTCTTCGGCGACCTCTGGATCATCGACCCGGAGGCGGACCCGGACGTGGCGTTCGGCGACGGGACCGCCGCCGAGGACGACGGCCAGAAGGCGATGACGAACGGAGACGGAGCGGACGACGAGACCGACGAGGCGGACGGGAACGAATCCGGCCAGCCTCAGAGGTAG